In Nitrospirota bacterium, one DNA window encodes the following:
- the rsmG gene encoding 16S rRNA (guanine(527)-N(7))-methyltransferase RsmG has product MKEASELLMKGLELLRISYSGAQIEAFSLYLTELKKWSRAYNLTALKTDADIVVKHFLDSLLFLKVLPPQVKSIADVGSGAGFPGLPLKIMRPDIAVVLIEPVQKKALFLEHMQRQLKVDGLSVRNCRIEDIHDLLVDAAVTRALFSVGEFINKAERLLEEGGVLILSKGPKLEEELRGLETSAVKREDIVLPFENSMRHLVIIEKRSQK; this is encoded by the coding sequence ATGAAAGAAGCATCTGAACTCTTAATGAAAGGCCTTGAACTCCTTCGGATTTCTTATTCCGGAGCGCAGATCGAGGCCTTTTCTCTTTATCTCACGGAGCTTAAAAAATGGAGCAGGGCCTATAACCTCACAGCCCTGAAGACGGATGCTGATATTGTGGTAAAGCATTTTCTTGATTCGCTCCTTTTTCTTAAGGTCCTTCCTCCTCAGGTAAAGAGCATTGCTGATGTCGGCAGCGGTGCAGGGTTTCCGGGTCTTCCGCTGAAGATCATGCGACCTGATATTGCAGTTGTGCTGATCGAACCCGTGCAGAAAAAGGCTTTGTTCCTCGAGCATATGCAGAGACAGTTGAAAGTAGATGGCCTTTCTGTCAGGAATTGCAGGATTGAAGATATACATGATCTGTTGGTGGATGCTGCGGTTACAAGAGCACTTTTCAGCGTGGGAGAGTTCATCAACAAGGCAGAGAGGCTTCTGGAGGAAGGGGGTGTTCTTATCCTCAGCAAAGGACCTAAGCTGGAAGAGGAACTCAGGGGGCTCGAAACGTCTGCTGTGAAGAGGGAAGACATTGTTTTGCCCTTTGAAAACAGCATGCGGCATCTTGTCATTATTGAAAAGAGGTCTCAGAAATGA
- a CDS encoding DivIVA domain-containing protein produces MRITPIDIETRRFPMKFRGFHPEEVSSFLEQIREELEDLLRENAALKEQIYKADAEIQRFWEMRDLLSRTVQEAHQMSEEYKILARREADKLMETAEEAVRDLLAEAHDKALQINEEIVELKMIRREFDGGIRNILNRFESVIDGGHVLPAEILSDEIVPVPASSDEMKSPDGADESLLTEDQIGVIKGQQGEEGSSETEQH; encoded by the coding sequence ATGAGAATAACGCCTATCGATATAGAAACAAGGCGCTTTCCGATGAAGTTCCGGGGCTTCCATCCCGAAGAGGTCTCAAGTTTCCTTGAGCAGATCCGGGAGGAGCTTGAAGACCTGCTGAGGGAGAATGCTGCGCTGAAAGAACAGATCTATAAGGCCGATGCTGAGATACAGCGGTTTTGGGAGATGCGGGATCTCTTGAGCAGAACTGTTCAGGAAGCCCATCAGATGTCAGAGGAATACAAGATCCTTGCACGAAGAGAGGCGGATAAGCTGATGGAGACGGCTGAGGAAGCGGTGCGGGATCTGTTGGCAGAGGCGCATGATAAAGCGCTTCAGATCAACGAGGAGATCGTGGAACTCAAGATGATTCGCAGAGAGTTCGATGGCGGGATAAGGAATATTCTAAATCGTTTTGAATCTGTCATAGATGGAGGGCATGTTCTTCCCGCGGAAATATTGTCTGATGAAATTGTCCCTGTGCCGGCATCAAGCGATGAGATGAAATCCCCGGACGGGGCCGATGAGTCATTACTGACTGAAGATCAGATAGGCGTGATAAAAGGCCAGCAAGGAGAAGAAGGCAGCAGCGAAACCGAGCAGCATTGA
- a CDS encoding endonuclease III domain-containing protein translates to MKPNIFETLYQRLFAAFGPQHWWPANSPFEVAIGAILTQNTNWSNVEKAIANLKREKAISAKSLHRMQASDLATLIRPAGYFNVKAARLKNFIDFLHAEYQGSMSRMAKESLPAVREKLLSVRGIGPETADSIILYALEKPVFVIDAYTKRILSRHAIIERAESYETYQKLFHSTLRSDVLLFNEYHALIVRLAKDFCKTKPICRGCPLEGI, encoded by the coding sequence ATGAAGCCTAATATTTTCGAAACTCTGTATCAGCGCCTCTTTGCCGCCTTTGGTCCGCAGCACTGGTGGCCGGCAAACAGTCCTTTCGAAGTTGCCATTGGGGCAATTCTCACCCAGAATACCAATTGGTCTAATGTTGAAAAGGCAATCGCAAATCTGAAGAGGGAGAAAGCTATTTCAGCAAAGTCGCTCCATCGCATGCAGGCTTCAGATCTTGCCACGCTCATCCGGCCTGCGGGATATTTCAATGTCAAAGCCGCCCGCCTGAAAAACTTTATTGATTTTCTCCATGCAGAATATCAGGGAAGTATGTCAAGGATGGCTAAAGAAAGCCTGCCTGCGGTCAGGGAAAAACTCCTCTCCGTAAGAGGTATCGGGCCTGAAACCGCGGATTCCATAATTCTTTACGCCCTTGAAAAACCGGTCTTTGTAATTGATGCCTATACAAAAAGAATCCTTTCTCGGCATGCTATAATAGAGCGTGCAGAATCCTATGAGACCTATCAGAAGTTGTTTCATTCAACGCTCAGGAGCGATGTATTGCTGTTTAATGAGTATCACGCCCTCATCGTCAGACTGGCAAAGGACTTCTGCAAAACAAAACCAATATGCAGAGGCTGCCCGCTTGAAGGGATTTAA
- a CDS encoding peptide chain release factor-like protein: MSIFSVTSAKEKILKEQMEALHIREEDIEESFIRSSGKGGQHVNKTSTCVYLKHLPTGLEVKCQEGRSQALNRYRARLLLIQKIDELIRGKESAEQQRIEKLRRQKRKRSKRSKEKMLAQKRLVSEKKVLRGRISKDEA, translated from the coding sequence ATGAGCATCTTTTCTGTTACCTCAGCAAAGGAAAAAATCCTAAAAGAACAGATGGAAGCCCTTCATATCCGCGAAGAGGATATCGAAGAGTCGTTTATCCGTTCCAGTGGAAAAGGCGGCCAGCATGTAAACAAGACCTCAACCTGCGTGTACCTCAAGCACCTGCCCACAGGCCTGGAAGTCAAATGCCAGGAAGGGCGGTCACAGGCACTGAACCGCTACCGTGCACGTCTCCTGCTCATACAGAAAATTGATGAACTGATCAGGGGAAAGGAAAGCGCTGAACAGCAGCGCATTGAGAAACTCCGGAGACAGAAGAGAAAGAGGTCAAAGCGGTCAAAGGAAAAGATGCTGGCGCAGAAAAGACTCGTTTCAGAAAAAAAAGTGCTACGCGGCCGCATTTCAAAGGATGAAGCCTAA
- a CDS encoding DNA-binding protein → MKKRIVRISCVILALVIAGIGFAAETKAQGQQEEPGVLTGKVVETMNSSGYTYVRLESAGKKIWVAVPETKVKMGQTISFLPGMEMKNFESKTLKRKFDSIIFSGGVAGQAGGASAPQDSGSKGKVVAAEEKIKVEKAAGKNAYTVADIYKNSKNLSKKQVVVKGKVVKTSAGIMKRNWIHIQDGTGDAQKGTNNLVTTSSELPAVGDIVTATGTMVLDKDFGSGYKYSVMLENTKYKK, encoded by the coding sequence ATGAAAAAGCGCATCGTAAGGATATCTTGTGTGATTTTGGCATTGGTTATTGCAGGCATCGGCTTTGCTGCTGAAACAAAAGCCCAGGGACAGCAGGAAGAGCCGGGCGTCCTTACCGGAAAAGTCGTTGAAACAATGAACAGCAGCGGTTATACCTATGTCCGCCTCGAGAGTGCCGGAAAAAAGATTTGGGTGGCAGTTCCTGAGACCAAGGTCAAGATGGGACAGACCATATCATTTCTGCCCGGCATGGAGATGAAGAATTTCGAGAGCAAGACGCTCAAGAGGAAATTTGACAGCATCATCTTTTCGGGTGGCGTAGCAGGACAGGCAGGCGGTGCATCTGCGCCTCAGGATTCGGGCAGCAAGGGCAAGGTCGTTGCTGCTGAGGAGAAGATAAAGGTCGAGAAGGCCGCAGGAAAGAATGCCTATACCGTGGCAGATATCTACAAAAACAGCAAGAATCTTTCAAAGAAACAGGTCGTGGTCAAGGGTAAAGTGGTAAAGACATCTGCCGGAATAATGAAGAGAAATTGGATTCATATTCAGGACGGTACAGGCGATGCACAGAAAGGGACAAATAATTTGGTGACAACATCGTCAGAGCTTCCGGCTGTTGGCGATATTGTAACCGCGACCGGCACTATGGTTTTGGATAAGGACTTTGGAAGCGGATACAAATATTCGGTAATGCTTGAGAATACAAAATATAAGAAGTAG
- the serS gene encoding serine--tRNA ligase has translation MLDARFVRENVTSVGNGLKKRGYEFPLAAFLAIDEKRMALLKETEDLRNRRNIVSEEIGKLKRQKEDASVQLEEMKGVSDRLKDLDERLKDLEAETRSLLLTIPNIPDDSVPLGKDESENVEIRKWGVLPQFDFDPLNHWDIAEPLDIIDFERGAKISGARFSVMKGAGARLERSLMNFMLDTHTGKGYKEIFPPILVNRESMTGTGQLPKFEAELFRIADPELYLIPTAEVPVTNIHRDEILQEADLPIYYTAYTPCFRREAGSHGKDTRGLIRQHQFNKVELVKFVKPEDSFAELEKLTNNAEEILQALQLPYRVVALCSGDLGFSSAKTYDIEVWLPGQNRYREISSCSSFVDFQARRAGIRFKREGRKGTEFVHTLNGSGLAIGRTLVAILENYQQKDGSVIIPEALRSYMGIDRIG, from the coding sequence ATGCTTGATGCACGTTTTGTTAGGGAGAATGTTACATCGGTCGGCAATGGCCTGAAAAAGCGAGGGTATGAATTTCCGCTTGCTGCTTTTCTTGCCATAGACGAAAAAAGGATGGCGCTGCTTAAGGAGACTGAAGACCTCAGAAACAGACGAAATATTGTCTCTGAGGAAATCGGAAAACTGAAGCGCCAGAAGGAAGATGCCTCTGTTCAGCTTGAGGAGATGAAGGGCGTTTCAGATCGATTGAAAGATCTGGATGAGCGGCTCAAAGACCTTGAAGCGGAGACAAGGTCCCTGCTTCTGACCATACCCAATATCCCTGACGATTCAGTCCCCCTTGGCAAAGATGAGAGCGAGAATGTTGAGATAAGAAAATGGGGTGTGCTTCCCCAGTTTGATTTCGACCCGTTGAACCATTGGGACATTGCAGAACCTCTTGATATCATCGATTTTGAAAGAGGGGCCAAGATATCAGGCGCACGCTTTTCTGTTATGAAGGGCGCCGGCGCAAGGCTCGAGCGCTCCCTCATGAACTTTATGCTCGACACTCATACCGGCAAGGGATATAAGGAGATCTTTCCTCCTATTCTGGTGAACCGGGAAAGCATGACCGGCACGGGACAGCTTCCGAAGTTCGAGGCAGAGCTTTTCAGGATTGCTGACCCTGAATTGTACCTTATTCCGACTGCAGAGGTGCCGGTGACCAATATTCATCGTGATGAGATCCTTCAGGAAGCAGACCTTCCTATCTATTATACTGCCTATACGCCCTGCTTCAGAAGAGAGGCCGGCTCCCACGGCAAGGATACCAGAGGTCTTATCCGTCAGCATCAGTTTAACAAGGTTGAGCTGGTCAAGTTCGTAAAGCCTGAGGATTCCTTTGCCGAGCTCGAAAAGCTTACGAACAATGCTGAAGAGATACTTCAGGCGCTGCAACTTCCTTACAGGGTGGTAGCATTGTGTTCTGGAGATCTCGGCTTTTCCTCTGCAAAGACCTATGATATCGAAGTTTGGCTTCCAGGTCAGAACAGGTACAGGGAAATATCGTCGTGCTCAAGTTTTGTTGATTTCCAGGCGCGCAGGGCCGGCATCCGTTTCAAACGCGAGGGCAGGAAGGGCACTGAGTTCGTGCACACCCTAAACGGCTCTGGCCTTGCGATAGGAAGGACGCTTGTTGCCATACTCGAAAATTATCAGCAGAAGGATGGCTCGGTAATCATACCTGAGGCACTGCGGTCATATATGGGGATCGACAGGATCGGGTAG
- a CDS encoding methyltransferase domain-containing protein, producing the protein MITDDLAGLRKLYLGFTSARVILTANNLGLFERLRKPQSAAAVARSLGTDLRATQILLDALTGIGLISKNPTGNYLNAPVSNSFLVRGSRLYQGDIVRHASTMWQNFSALDEVVRTGRPARRGFDHESFILGMHNLTVLRAEGLIKALGVRDVKSMLDLGGGPGTNAIAMVKRGIKASIFDLPETIRIARKVVRREGAKGIRFIAGNFHTDSIGSGYDLVLLSQIFHAFSAEENLNLLHKCQAALNPGGRVVVQEFPINDELTQPPQSALFSVNMLVGTESGRCYSPAEIKKWLAEAGYKNILVKDLPETVLVIGKK; encoded by the coding sequence ATGATAACTGACGATCTTGCCGGGCTGAGAAAGTTGTATCTGGGTTTTACTTCGGCACGGGTTATTTTGACTGCGAATAATCTTGGCCTGTTTGAGCGGCTCAGGAAACCGCAGTCAGCGGCTGCTGTGGCAAGGAGCCTCGGTACCGATCTGCGCGCTACCCAGATACTCCTTGATGCGCTTACGGGGATCGGCCTGATCAGCAAGAATCCAACGGGTAATTACCTCAATGCCCCGGTGTCCAATAGCTTTCTTGTCAGGGGGAGCCGCCTGTATCAGGGCGATATCGTGCGCCATGCCTCTACGATGTGGCAGAACTTCTCAGCCCTTGATGAGGTTGTCAGGACCGGACGGCCTGCAAGGCGTGGCTTTGATCATGAGTCGTTTATTCTGGGGATGCATAACCTCACGGTCCTGAGAGCTGAGGGTCTCATAAAAGCTTTGGGAGTAAGGGATGTAAAGAGCATGCTGGATCTTGGCGGAGGACCCGGTACCAACGCGATAGCTATGGTAAAAAGAGGTATAAAGGCATCCATATTCGATCTCCCCGAGACGATCCGCATTGCCAGGAAGGTCGTGCGCAGAGAAGGGGCAAAGGGGATCAGGTTTATTGCGGGCAATTTTCATACCGACAGTATCGGCTCAGGGTATGACCTGGTGCTACTGAGCCAGATCTTTCACGCCTTTTCTGCGGAAGAAAATCTTAACCTTTTGCATAAATGCCAGGCTGCTCTGAATCCCGGCGGCCGTGTAGTTGTCCAGGAGTTTCCGATCAACGATGAGCTGACCCAGCCGCCGCAGAGCGCGCTTTTTTCAGTAAATATGCTGGTTGGCACTGAGTCCGGGCGTTGTTACAGCCCTGCTGAGATAAAGAAATGGCTGGCAGAGGCCGGGTACAAGAACATTCTGGTGAAAGACCTTCCCGAGACAGTGCTGGTGATTGGAAAGAAATAG
- a CDS encoding FKBP-type peptidyl-prolyl cis-trans isomerase → MKRILTVLSLLLIAGFASAEAQELSTDKEKISYSMGVATGMQMKRQSVDVEIDIFTKGLRDAVSGGKLQMTEQQIQETLMKFQQEMTAKQAEKTKQLAGANKKEGEAFLAENKKKEGIKTLPSGLQYKVITEGTGNRPKESDTISAHYRGTLIDGTEFDSSYKRGQPATFAVKGVISGWTEALQLMKEGSKWQLFIPSDLAYGERGAGAQIGPNTTLIFEVELLSIKDAAEKKEPKEHKPQPKK, encoded by the coding sequence ATGAAACGTATTCTCACCGTATTAAGTCTTCTTCTTATTGCCGGCTTCGCTTCCGCTGAGGCACAGGAGCTGAGTACCGACAAGGAAAAAATCAGCTATAGCATGGGTGTTGCCACCGGCATGCAGATGAAACGGCAGTCCGTGGATGTTGAAATCGATATTTTCACAAAAGGCCTGCGGGATGCTGTTTCAGGCGGTAAGCTCCAGATGACAGAACAGCAGATCCAGGAAACCCTGATGAAGTTCCAGCAGGAAATGACCGCAAAGCAGGCTGAAAAGACCAAGCAGCTTGCTGGAGCCAACAAGAAGGAAGGTGAGGCCTTCCTTGCGGAAAACAAGAAAAAAGAAGGTATCAAGACTCTCCCGAGCGGCCTCCAGTACAAAGTCATCACCGAAGGAACAGGTAATAGGCCGAAGGAAAGCGATACCATTTCAGCCCATTACCGCGGGACCCTGATTGACGGCACTGAATTCGACAGTTCATATAAACGCGGACAGCCCGCAACGTTTGCCGTAAAAGGTGTTATCAGCGGATGGACGGAGGCATTGCAGCTCATGAAAGAGGGCTCCAAATGGCAGCTCTTTATCCCCTCTGATCTTGCCTATGGAGAGCGTGGCGCAGGAGCACAGATCGGCCCGAATACGACGCTCATCTTCGAAGTAGAACTGCTCTCGATCAAGGACGCAGCAGAAAAGAAAGAACCCAAAGAACATAAACCCCAGCCCAAAAAATAG
- a CDS encoding restriction endonuclease yields MAKRIIKSSGSNEDFDINKLTNSLVRSGAPSEVAYEIAKAIEDELPQKIRTRDIFRQARKLLRKHNAASGMRYSIKKAIFALGPSGYPFEQYFGKIMAHHGYTVETNRIIKGYCVNHEVDVIARKNNTYSVIECKYHSDAGKATDVKIALYVHARFQDIRKTSEMNTEKHMAFHNGWLVTNTRCSIDAIRYAECVGLKIVSWRYPEKSSLERMIEDKRLYPVTILHSVRKNMLDNLFKADIILAQDIAEMTAEAFMQRSGLDEETAKILKREADEICPYTIS; encoded by the coding sequence ATGGCAAAAAGAATCATAAAATCCTCAGGCAGTAATGAGGACTTTGATATTAATAAACTGACTAATTCCCTCGTACGCTCAGGCGCGCCCTCTGAGGTCGCCTACGAAATAGCCAAAGCAATAGAAGACGAGCTGCCCCAAAAAATACGGACCAGAGACATCTTCAGGCAGGCAAGAAAGCTGCTGCGAAAGCACAATGCTGCATCGGGTATGCGGTATTCAATAAAAAAAGCAATATTCGCTCTTGGCCCCTCAGGATATCCCTTTGAGCAGTATTTTGGAAAAATCATGGCACACCACGGATATACGGTCGAAACAAACCGCATTATTAAAGGCTATTGCGTTAATCACGAGGTCGATGTCATTGCGCGCAAAAATAATACCTATTCCGTAATTGAATGCAAATACCATAGTGATGCAGGCAAGGCAACCGACGTCAAGATCGCACTCTACGTTCATGCCCGTTTTCAGGACATCAGGAAAACGTCGGAGATGAACACCGAAAAGCATATGGCATTTCATAACGGCTGGCTTGTCACAAATACCCGCTGTTCGATAGATGCCATACGCTATGCAGAATGTGTCGGCCTCAAGATCGTCAGCTGGCGATACCCTGAAAAGAGCAGTCTCGAACGGATGATCGAAGACAAGAGGCTTTATCCAGTCACGATTCTCCATTCTGTCCGAAAAAACATGCTCGACAATCTTTTCAAGGCAGACATCATACTGGCGCAGGATATTGCAGAGATGACTGCGGAGGCTTTTATGCAAAGAAGCGGGCTGGATGAAGAAACAGCAAAAATACTCAAGCGTGAAGCTGACGAGATCTGCCCATACACAATTTCTTGA
- the cysK gene encoding cysteine synthase A, with protein sequence MMLHSEVLSMIGNTPLVKIHRMTDHDDAEIWAKLEGANPGGSVKDRIALAMVEVAEREGKLKAGGTIIEPTSGNTGIGLAMVAAVKGYRLILTMPDTMSMERRQLLQAYGAELVLTEGKKGMKGAVDRAAEISSDNLSYFMPQQFENCANPEVHMKTTAVEILNDLGSAPDGFVAGVGTGGTITGMGLVFRDKRPDIWIAAVEPAASPVLSGGNAGPHKIAGLGAGFVPGILNTKIYDEVIKVTDGDAAETARVLAVKEGILAGISSGAALWGALRVARKLGRGKKIVVIIPDRGERYLSTGLFAPESS encoded by the coding sequence ATGATGCTGCATAGTGAAGTCCTTTCGATGATTGGCAATACACCGCTGGTAAAGATACATAGAATGACTGATCATGATGACGCAGAGATTTGGGCAAAGCTTGAAGGCGCTAATCCTGGCGGTTCTGTCAAGGACCGGATAGCGTTAGCCATGGTAGAAGTAGCAGAGCGCGAAGGAAAGCTTAAGGCGGGGGGCACCATTATAGAGCCGACGAGCGGCAATACGGGCATCGGACTTGCGATGGTTGCTGCGGTTAAGGGATACAGGCTTATTCTTACCATGCCCGATACTATGTCCATGGAACGCAGGCAGCTTCTTCAGGCTTACGGGGCCGAGCTCGTACTAACAGAGGGTAAGAAGGGGATGAAGGGAGCTGTAGATCGGGCAGCCGAAATTAGTTCTGATAACCTTTCATATTTTATGCCTCAGCAGTTTGAAAATTGTGCCAATCCTGAAGTACATATGAAGACGACTGCGGTTGAGATCCTGAATGACCTGGGCTCTGCTCCGGACGGTTTTGTGGCCGGTGTCGGGACAGGAGGCACCATCACCGGAATGGGTCTGGTTTTTAGAGACAAGAGACCTGACATCTGGATCGCTGCGGTGGAGCCTGCTGCATCTCCTGTGCTGTCAGGCGGAAATGCAGGCCCCCATAAGATTGCAGGCCTCGGCGCAGGTTTTGTCCCGGGGATTTTGAATACCAAGATCTATGATGAGGTGATCAAGGTGACTGATGGCGATGCTGCAGAGACGGCAAGAGTTCTGGCAGTAAAAGAGGGAATTCTGGCCGGCATATCCTCTGGAGCCGCATTATGGGGAGCCCTTAGGGTGGCGAGGAAGCTTGGCAGAGGCAAGAAGATTGTTGTCATCATACCTGACAGAGGAGAGCGGTATCTGAGTACAGGTCTTTTTGCTCCTGAGTCTTCTTAA
- a CDS encoding phosphotransferase, translating into MENLYAFILAAGYGERLKPITDYIPKPLLPICGKPVIETVLDRISTLSPNIIGINTHHKSEQIENFFRNHITHCNISIFYEPSILGTGGALKNAESMLRNSVFIAHNADILSDIDLATLVRSHRESGNIATLAVHDCEKFNNVWIDNKGFLKSVGELAEEKSSELYKMAFMGIAVYSQKILDYLPQGNSSVVTAWLKSVAAGHTIGTADFSGTAWTDIGTPDSYAAAVFDTLKKDGETIYMHESVDCDKTEFNGNIVIEKDVTLQAPSCISNSILLPGTRIASATIIENAIVGPEFSIPISTAQNRETIPLTQTVAEWLDSAERSAEATAIAAGGSDRTYYRVRCRDKTAILMNCTEADQDYIRHITYTRFFRKCGLPVPEIFVVDEANRQALFEDLGDLSLYAWLKCRRSPSEIESLYREILDIVVRLQTETADRISECPTLQERVFDYEHLRWETSYFMEWFIKAIKHINNPEQELSTEFDALATYVSSLPITLLHRDLQSQNIMVLKGNIPRLIDYQGARLGPAAYDIASILWDPYYRLEDSLRERLIEYYILQMKQSASSFSETDFRRSLIPCRLQRHMQALGAYGFLSIKKSKTHFFKHMPQAVAYLKQETSLTKELYPTLYALTAALS; encoded by the coding sequence GTGGAAAACTTATATGCATTCATATTAGCAGCTGGCTACGGAGAAAGACTCAAGCCTATAACAGACTATATTCCAAAACCCCTTCTGCCGATCTGCGGAAAACCGGTCATTGAAACTGTTCTTGACAGAATATCCACCCTTTCGCCAAATATCATAGGCATCAATACTCATCATAAATCAGAACAGATCGAGAACTTTTTCCGCAATCATATAACACATTGTAATATAAGTATTTTCTATGAACCGTCCATTCTTGGCACCGGCGGTGCCCTAAAGAATGCCGAGTCCATGCTAAGAAACTCGGTCTTTATTGCGCATAATGCAGACATCCTTTCTGACATAGATCTTGCGACTCTGGTGAGAAGTCATCGTGAATCAGGAAATATTGCTACACTTGCAGTTCATGATTGTGAGAAATTCAACAATGTCTGGATTGACAACAAGGGTTTTCTCAAATCAGTCGGGGAATTGGCAGAGGAAAAGAGTTCAGAATTATATAAAATGGCATTCATGGGGATAGCGGTCTATTCTCAGAAAATCCTCGATTACCTTCCACAGGGGAATTCAAGCGTAGTTACTGCATGGCTCAAATCAGTTGCTGCAGGCCATACAATAGGCACAGCGGACTTTTCAGGAACTGCATGGACAGATATTGGCACCCCCGATTCATACGCAGCGGCAGTATTTGATACATTAAAGAAAGACGGTGAAACAATCTATATGCATGAGTCTGTTGACTGCGACAAGACTGAGTTCAATGGCAATATAGTCATAGAAAAGGACGTGACTCTTCAGGCGCCATCTTGCATTAGCAACAGCATTCTCTTGCCAGGAACCAGGATTGCCTCTGCTACAATAATAGAAAATGCTATAGTCGGTCCTGAATTCTCAATCCCCATCAGTACAGCACAAAACAGAGAAACAATACCGCTTACCCAGACAGTAGCGGAATGGCTTGATAGCGCTGAAAGATCGGCAGAAGCAACAGCGATAGCAGCAGGAGGATCGGACAGAACATATTACCGCGTCAGATGCAGAGACAAGACTGCCATACTCATGAATTGCACCGAAGCTGATCAGGACTATATACGTCATATCACATACACACGTTTCTTCAGGAAATGCGGTCTCCCGGTACCTGAGATATTCGTCGTCGATGAAGCGAACAGGCAGGCCCTTTTCGAAGACCTCGGTGACCTCTCCCTCTACGCCTGGCTCAAATGCAGAAGATCGCCAAGCGAAATAGAATCCCTATACAGGGAAATTCTCGATATCGTTGTGCGGCTGCAGACTGAAACCGCAGATCGTATTTCAGAATGTCCGACGCTGCAGGAAAGAGTTTTTGATTATGAACACCTCCGATGGGAGACAAGCTATTTTATGGAATGGTTTATCAAAGCCATAAAACATATTAATAACCCGGAGCAGGAACTCAGTACTGAATTTGACGCACTCGCAACATACGTCTCCTCTCTTCCAATAACCCTTCTTCACCGCGACTTACAGTCACAAAACATCATGGTCCTAAAGGGCAACATACCGCGCCTGATCGATTATCAGGGCGCACGTCTGGGCCCTGCAGCATATGATATAGCATCAATTCTATGGGATCCTTACTACAGGCTAGAGGACAGCCTGAGGGAACGGCTTATCGAGTATTACATTTTGCAGATGAAGCAATCCGCCTCATCGTTCAGCGAAACCGATTTCAGGAGATCTCTTATTCCCTGCAGGCTTCAGCGTCATATGCAGGCATTAGGCGCATACGGCTTTCTTTCAATAAAAAAAAGCAAGACGCATTTTTTCAAGCATATGCCTCAGGCAGTTGCATACCTCAAGCAGGAAACCTCATTGACGAAAGAGCTCTATCCGACACTCTATGCGCTTACAGCAGCCCTTTCATGA